In Vanessa tameamea isolate UH-Manoa-2023 chromosome 19, ilVanTame1 primary haplotype, whole genome shotgun sequence, one genomic interval encodes:
- the LOC113396104 gene encoding transcription factor kayak isoform X1, with the protein MTMKLEVSDSHSNHSDFSCDSQSSQGSSTNEFISSVPTSRSLLTLANLEGLQSGVPTRTTATITPTQLRNFEQTYIELSNCRSEQSNHAGFVPPSVTQTNNYGILNPVGYCDSGPTTLHVSPGPLSASGDSSSSPGLPAPKRRNMGGRRPTKAPQDISPEEEERRKIRRERNKMAAARCRKRRLDHTNELQEETDRLEEKNQAFKDEIRKLNADVDQLQAILRNHLPLCGLEKRSTSPPDVKPFQDPYEYPEMPEDGVRVKVEVMDPVVDPVLGLDNDIFASPTPDKRIMLSAANPAVVTSASSLDTPPVRPSRPNFLQVPLTVTPAQIHNNKALGNNNKIAGIEISTPSNGIPFNFDSLMEGGTGLTPVHPHPHPHPHPCAQQQRAAPDLASPDAHNSLVSL; encoded by the exons ATGACGATGAAGTTAGAAGTTAGTGATAGTCATTCCAACCACTCTGATTTTTCTTGTGATAGCCAGTCATCGCAAGGATCTTCTACAAATGAATTTATATCTTCGGTACCGACGTCAAGATCCCTACTAACA TTGGCAAACCTTGAGGGCCTCCAGTCGGGGGTCCCAACCCGCACCACGGCGACCATAACGCCCACGCAGTTGCGCAACTTCGAGCAGACCTATATCGAGTTGAGCAACTGTCGCAGTGAGCAGAGCAACCACGCAGGTTTCGTGCCGCCTTCCGTCACGCAGACCAACAATTACG gCATCCTGAATCCTGTGGGTTACTGTGACTCGGGCCCGACGACTCTGCATGTGTCGCCGGGCCCACTCTCAGCTAGCGGTGACAGCAGCAGCAGTCCTGGCCTTCCAGCGCCGAAGAGACGTAACATGGGCGGACGTCGACCGACTAAAGCTCCCCAAGACATCTCACCAGAGGAGGAGGAACGAAGAAAAATACGCcgagaaagaaataaaatggCAGCCGCTCGTTGTCGCAAACGAAGACTGGACCACACCAATGAACTGCAAGAAGAAACAGACAGGCTCGAAGAGAAAAATCAAGCATTCAAAGACGAAATCCGCAAATTAAATGCCGATGTAGACCAATTGCAGGCGATATTGCGCAACCACCTACCCCTTTGCGGGCTCGAGAAGAGGTCGACTAGTCCACCAGACGTGAAGCCGTTTCAAGACCCCTACGAGTATCCAGAGATGCCAGAAGACGGTGTCAGAGTTAAAGTGGAGGTGATGGATCCCGTAGTAGACCCCGTCCTTGGGTTAGATAATGATATCTTCGCCTCGCCGACGCCGGACAAAAG GATAATGCTGTCGGCGGCAAACCCGGCCGTGGTCACGAGTGCGAGTTCGCTGGACACGCCGCCCGTGCGGCCCTCGCGACCTAACTTCCTTCAGGTGCCGCTCACCGTCACTCCCGCGCAG ATTCACAACAACAAAGCGTTGggtaacaacaacaaaatagcCGGCATCGAGATCAGCACGCCGAGCAATGGCATCCCGTTCAACTTCGACAGTCTGATGGAAGGCGGCACTGGGCTCACCCCCGTGCACCCGCACCCGCACCCGCACCCGCACCCCTGCGCGCAGCAGCAACGTGCCGCGCCCGACCTCGCCTCGCCCGACGCGCACAACAGCCTCGTGAGCCTCTGA
- the LOC113396104 gene encoding fos-related antigen 1 isoform X2, with protein MSRLVPYHLPSSEQDDSLMFATMFDYQIEDYNKPKLANLEGLQSGVPTRTTATITPTQLRNFEQTYIELSNCRSEQSNHAGFVPPSVTQTNNYGILNPVGYCDSGPTTLHVSPGPLSASGDSSSSPGLPAPKRRNMGGRRPTKAPQDISPEEEERRKIRRERNKMAAARCRKRRLDHTNELQEETDRLEEKNQAFKDEIRKLNADVDQLQAILRNHLPLCGLEKRSTSPPDVKPFQDPYEYPEMPEDGVRVKVEVMDPVVDPVLGLDNDIFASPTPDKRIMLSAANPAVVTSASSLDTPPVRPSRPNFLQVPLTVTPAQIHNNKALGNNNKIAGIEISTPSNGIPFNFDSLMEGGTGLTPVHPHPHPHPHPCAQQQRAAPDLASPDAHNSLVSL; from the exons ATGTCTCGGCTGGTACCGTACCACCTCCCCAGCAGCGAGCAAGACGATAGTCTTATGTTCGCCACCATGTTCGACTACCAGATAGAGGATTATAATAAGCCAAAG TTGGCAAACCTTGAGGGCCTCCAGTCGGGGGTCCCAACCCGCACCACGGCGACCATAACGCCCACGCAGTTGCGCAACTTCGAGCAGACCTATATCGAGTTGAGCAACTGTCGCAGTGAGCAGAGCAACCACGCAGGTTTCGTGCCGCCTTCCGTCACGCAGACCAACAATTACG gCATCCTGAATCCTGTGGGTTACTGTGACTCGGGCCCGACGACTCTGCATGTGTCGCCGGGCCCACTCTCAGCTAGCGGTGACAGCAGCAGCAGTCCTGGCCTTCCAGCGCCGAAGAGACGTAACATGGGCGGACGTCGACCGACTAAAGCTCCCCAAGACATCTCACCAGAGGAGGAGGAACGAAGAAAAATACGCcgagaaagaaataaaatggCAGCCGCTCGTTGTCGCAAACGAAGACTGGACCACACCAATGAACTGCAAGAAGAAACAGACAGGCTCGAAGAGAAAAATCAAGCATTCAAAGACGAAATCCGCAAATTAAATGCCGATGTAGACCAATTGCAGGCGATATTGCGCAACCACCTACCCCTTTGCGGGCTCGAGAAGAGGTCGACTAGTCCACCAGACGTGAAGCCGTTTCAAGACCCCTACGAGTATCCAGAGATGCCAGAAGACGGTGTCAGAGTTAAAGTGGAGGTGATGGATCCCGTAGTAGACCCCGTCCTTGGGTTAGATAATGATATCTTCGCCTCGCCGACGCCGGACAAAAG GATAATGCTGTCGGCGGCAAACCCGGCCGTGGTCACGAGTGCGAGTTCGCTGGACACGCCGCCCGTGCGGCCCTCGCGACCTAACTTCCTTCAGGTGCCGCTCACCGTCACTCCCGCGCAG ATTCACAACAACAAAGCGTTGggtaacaacaacaaaatagcCGGCATCGAGATCAGCACGCCGAGCAATGGCATCCCGTTCAACTTCGACAGTCTGATGGAAGGCGGCACTGGGCTCACCCCCGTGCACCCGCACCCGCACCCGCACCCGCACCCCTGCGCGCAGCAGCAACGTGCCGCGCCCGACCTCGCCTCGCCCGACGCGCACAACAGCCTCGTGAGCCTCTGA
- the LOC113396104 gene encoding transcription factor kayak isoform X3, whose amino-acid sequence MQNIDPLEFANMLATELWCQQLANLEGLQSGVPTRTTATITPTQLRNFEQTYIELSNCRSEQSNHAGFVPPSVTQTNNYGILNPVGYCDSGPTTLHVSPGPLSASGDSSSSPGLPAPKRRNMGGRRPTKAPQDISPEEEERRKIRRERNKMAAARCRKRRLDHTNELQEETDRLEEKNQAFKDEIRKLNADVDQLQAILRNHLPLCGLEKRSTSPPDVKPFQDPYEYPEMPEDGVRVKVEVMDPVVDPVLGLDNDIFASPTPDKRIMLSAANPAVVTSASSLDTPPVRPSRPNFLQVPLTVTPAQIHNNKALGNNNKIAGIEISTPSNGIPFNFDSLMEGGTGLTPVHPHPHPHPHPCAQQQRAAPDLASPDAHNSLVSL is encoded by the exons ATGCAGAACATTGATCCACTGGAGTTCGCCAACATGCTGGCCACTGAGTTGTGGTGCCAACAG TTGGCAAACCTTGAGGGCCTCCAGTCGGGGGTCCCAACCCGCACCACGGCGACCATAACGCCCACGCAGTTGCGCAACTTCGAGCAGACCTATATCGAGTTGAGCAACTGTCGCAGTGAGCAGAGCAACCACGCAGGTTTCGTGCCGCCTTCCGTCACGCAGACCAACAATTACG gCATCCTGAATCCTGTGGGTTACTGTGACTCGGGCCCGACGACTCTGCATGTGTCGCCGGGCCCACTCTCAGCTAGCGGTGACAGCAGCAGCAGTCCTGGCCTTCCAGCGCCGAAGAGACGTAACATGGGCGGACGTCGACCGACTAAAGCTCCCCAAGACATCTCACCAGAGGAGGAGGAACGAAGAAAAATACGCcgagaaagaaataaaatggCAGCCGCTCGTTGTCGCAAACGAAGACTGGACCACACCAATGAACTGCAAGAAGAAACAGACAGGCTCGAAGAGAAAAATCAAGCATTCAAAGACGAAATCCGCAAATTAAATGCCGATGTAGACCAATTGCAGGCGATATTGCGCAACCACCTACCCCTTTGCGGGCTCGAGAAGAGGTCGACTAGTCCACCAGACGTGAAGCCGTTTCAAGACCCCTACGAGTATCCAGAGATGCCAGAAGACGGTGTCAGAGTTAAAGTGGAGGTGATGGATCCCGTAGTAGACCCCGTCCTTGGGTTAGATAATGATATCTTCGCCTCGCCGACGCCGGACAAAAG GATAATGCTGTCGGCGGCAAACCCGGCCGTGGTCACGAGTGCGAGTTCGCTGGACACGCCGCCCGTGCGGCCCTCGCGACCTAACTTCCTTCAGGTGCCGCTCACCGTCACTCCCGCGCAG ATTCACAACAACAAAGCGTTGggtaacaacaacaaaatagcCGGCATCGAGATCAGCACGCCGAGCAATGGCATCCCGTTCAACTTCGACAGTCTGATGGAAGGCGGCACTGGGCTCACCCCCGTGCACCCGCACCCGCACCCGCACCCGCACCCCTGCGCGCAGCAGCAACGTGCCGCGCCCGACCTCGCCTCGCCCGACGCGCACAACAGCCTCGTGAGCCTCTGA